TTCAAGCGTTTCGACCTTACCGCTCTCACGAAGCAGGAATGGCGGATTATGGCCCGCGTTGACATAAGCCAGTACCCGCGTAATAGGGTCATATTGCGCGTAAAAGAATGTGGCATACCGATTCGAAGTCGATGCCTCGTAAACCAGTCGATTGACATTTGTCATGAGCATCGCAAGGTCGTCGCCCGCATGTAACGCCTGGCCGCGAAGTGATGCCTGAAGGCTTGCCATCATGAGTGAAGCCCCGATCCCTTTCCCCGATACATCACCGATCGCAATGCCGAACCGGTCATCTGGCAGTTCTATGAAATCATAATAATCGCCGCCGACGCCTAACGCCGGCCGGCACGCCCCGAAGTAATCAAGGCCCTTGATTCTCGGCAGTTCTTGCGGAAAAAGGCGTTCCTGGACCTCGCGAGCGATCTCTATCTCGGCATTCAGCCGTTCCTTTTGTGCGGCTTCTCTGGCAAAGGCTTCGGTGAGCCGCGAATTCTCTAGAGCCAAACCAGTTTGCGTTGCGACCGACCTGAGCAATCTGAGATCGCTTGCCGTATAGGGCTCTTCAGATCTTTTTGGACTAAGGCTGATGATTCCGGTCAACTCATTCTTGACCGATAACGGCATGAGTATTTGAGTGTTCAATTCTCGAAACTGTTCGCGCTCGTCGATCGACACCGTCGGCGTCGATGTGATCTCGCTCATGTCGTCATAGAGAGCAATGTGCCGATTCGCCCGCAACTTTCGGAGCGCAAGCGAGCCTTGTCCGAGCGATACAGCTGGGGGTGTGTCAAAGCCCAGCGTAAACGCAGGAAAAAAGCTTTCACTATTTCTAAGAAGTATCGCCACCTGCGGTACGTGAAGCGACTCACTGATTCTGGCTCCGACCGTCTCGAGCAGCGGCTGCGTCTCGACGATTGTCCGTACGTCTTCGCTTAGTCCCGAAAGGATCTGTTCTGCGTCATAGGCGTCGCGAAAGAAACGGCGATCAATAGTTATCCGCAGTGGCTTTGCGACAAGATCTATGAGCGGCACAAGAGCCACACCGCCGACGATGAAAGCAAGCTGTGTGGAAAAGTTCGTCCCATATCGGTTTATTGACCAATACACTCCCATGCCAATGCCGAACAACAGAAGCATCTGGAGCACGCGAACACCGCCTTTTGCCAGGCCATACTGCAATCCCTGTCGAATCACGACGCTCACGTCCATTGCCCGCTGAACGACGATAACGTATGCCATCGTGAGCGGAAACAGAAGGACAAGCAGCAACGACGTCAGACCGATCCAAAACGGCACGATCTCGAAGAACGTGCCCTGTTTGCCGGAAAGAAGGCGATAAAGAACAAGCAAAAACGACGGTGTTATGGCTAACGATGTGCCATATAGCATCACACGCAGTCGGCGTTTGGCATCAGGGTTTTTGGTCGTGCCCATCTTGTAGCCCAGAGCCGCGAAGAAGAGCCCGATCGCCAACATGTTGATGTAGGACCCAAATACGCCATATGCGTTCGCAAGTGGACGAATATATTGGAACAGGTCGATACCAGTATTCGTTCGCATCAAACCGAGCAGCGTCAAGAACACCTGGAAACCCAGTGGCACTATGAGCAGCCATTTGATCCATGGAAACCTCTCATCGAGCTTCCATCGTTCTGGAAAATAGATACCAAACAGAAGCATTGCCAAGGCCCAACTCGAAAAGAACACTTTCTGGTAAGCACCTACAAGCGTAGCGCCATCCCAATACATCTCGACACCGAGTGAGCTCAAACCTAGAAGGACAAAAAGAAGCAGCCATGCCAGCGGATCTGAAGGACGGACGAACAGCACCCAAAACCCGAGGAGAATACACAGTGTCGGCAAAGCGTAAACGAAAATGAAATTCCCGACGAATCCAGCATAATACGTTAGATCACGCTCAACAGCCGTCGGGACGATCGACGTTCGGAAACGCTCCTGCACGCCATTGTTTCCCGCTCGGACCAGATCAAGCTCAACCGGAATACCGCCCCGCATTCGCCTAAGTTCTTCTTCAAACGCAGCATCGCGGCCATCAAGTTCCCGACCGTTGATCGCCACGATCCGGTCACCCTGACGAATTCCGGCTTGTTCAGCTGCGGACGTTATCGCGTACGCCGTTCCGCCCGTATAGCCGAAAGGCAAATGCGCGTCACGAGAAAACCGAGCCTGTACATTGAAAATGTTCGAGTAATGGGAGACGAGCGCAAATGCCGAGAACGCAAAGAGCAATACTATCGGTATGTAAAGAAGCTTCTTTTTACTCATTCTCGCGATCTCGTTTATCCGATCATTTTGGGTCGACCGGGCCGTAGAATTTCCATGTCGGCAAATGGCCCGCCGACAACGGTTGTTTTGTCAGGATCGCGCGAACCATCTCCACGGGTATTGAGCCTTCCCGCAGAACTGCATCGTGAAATGCACGATCGGTCATTTTTCTTGTACCTACGAGATCGCGATGAAGTTGATAAAACTGCAAGCCGCCCATCATATATGCCATTTGGTAAAGCGGCCCGTAGTCCCCCGAAAACGAACGTCTGACCTCGGCAAGTGCATTCTCACGTTCGTGCCCGACCTTGTCTACAAGCAGATCGACGCACTGCTCGGGCGTCCAGTTACCAAGATGGAAATTGAGTGAAAAAATGATTCGGGCCGCCCGGTGTGATCGCCAAAACAAAGCACCGATCTTATCTTCCGGAGTTTTCACAAAACCTCGATCCCAGAGAATGAACTCCCAATATAATGCCCAGCCTTCACCCCAAAACGGCGTGCGAAAACTCGACCGATAGGGACGGTATCTGCGGTTCATGAACTGCTGCAGATGATGACCGGGGATCAGTTCATGATGCGTGACCGCGCGCGCGAAGTGGGGGTTATTCCCACGAAGCGACATCATTTTCTGCTCGTGCGCCATCCCATCGGTCGGATACGCGACAAGTATCGTCTCGCCGCCAAGAAAAAAAGGAGCGATGAGTTGTCGTTCCGGCGACATCATTTCCATTCGCCAAGTTTCTTCCGCCTCGACCGGAACCGTAACGAGGTCGTTCTTCTTCACATATTCGATCGCTTCGAGCGCAAAATCGCGTATCAGGGCCGGCTGCTTTCCGGGCTCGACATACTTTTGCTTTACCGCCTCGATGGCCTTCGTGTAGTCATCGCCCAGACCCATTTCGCGGGACGCCTTTTTGAGTTCGGCTACGCACCATTCGAATTCCCGGTTTGCGATCTCGACCAACTGCTCGGGCGTATACGGGATCATCTCGAACTTCAACTCGTTCATGAGAGCTTCCCTGCCGATCGGATCTCCAATTATGGTCGTCTTATCATCGGGTGAGATCCCGACGAGTTTACTAACGACAAACGTCGAATATTTCTGGAGCGCGTCTTCGACGGCTTCATAGGGCCGTTTATTCCACCAGGTAAAGGCGGGATCGTACGCGTTATGAAAGTTGTACCAATTGCGCAGCGTCGAACGAAGCGATGCGATCATCCTGACCGCCCGGTTGGCAACTGTGCGTTTCGGTTTCTCAGCCGATCCGGTTTCAAACTGCTTTTGCGTTTCTCTGATCTGTCTAGCCAGGAGATCCAGCTTAGCGGCTGTCTTTTCAGCGTCGATGGTTTCGAGCCGCCGACGCTGATCTTCAAGGTCAGCGATCACCTTCGCAAACGGAATGATCGGTTCCAACTCGTCTATTTGAGCAGCAGTCCGGTTCAGTTCCTGAAGTTCCCGACGAAGGTGGTTTTGAAAGAGAATGTAGTCGACCTGTTCGTGATGTTCGAGCCTTGCAAAGTTCATTCTCGCGAGCTCTGCGAGGCGATCGGAGTACAACTTACTGAACCGCTCTTTTCGGGCCAGGGATGTCTCAGCAGAGTACCAACGGCCGTAGGCACCACGGTCCTGCTCGTATTTTTCGATCGCATGCCGGAGTCTCGACGGTTGTTCGATCGTCGGTTCTTGAGCATTCGCGGATAGAGAAAGAACGAAGGATGTGATAATCGCAATGCAGATCTTCTTCATAACACGATAATAAAGAGCACGAAATTGAAAAAGCCGACAGCTATAAGCTAATAGCTGTCAGCCAAATCGCAAAATGCTCAGCGGTCAACTCAATGCTACTTGATCGAGAAAACTCTCGCCATCCTTTAGCGTCACACCGAAATTATCAGCGATCGTCTGCCCAATATCAGCGAGCGAACCCCTGATACCGAGATCGACCCCGGGCTTTGCGGACCTTCCGTAAACCAGAAGCGGGACGAACTCTCGCGTATGGTCGCTCCCCCGAAATGTTGGATCGTTACCGTGGTCCGCCGTCAGAATAAGCAGGTCTTCATCGTCCATTGCCGCAAAGATCTCTGGCAAACGGACGTCGAAATGTTCGAGGGCTTTAGCGTAACCCTCGGTGTCACGGCGATGCCCGTAGAGCATATCGAAGTCCACAAGGTTGCTGAAGATCAAACCGCGGCTTTCGGAATTCAGGGCATTAATGGTCTGATCGACCGTTTGATCGTTGTTCTTTGCGGTCAGGTCCTGTGTGACGCCAATCGAATCGTAGATCGAAGCGATCTTGCCAATGCAGACGACATCGAGGCCTTTTTCCTTCAGCAATGGGAGCAAATTGTCGGACGGCGGCGGGATGGCATAATCGTGACGATTTTCGGTGCGTTTGAAGTCATTGGCGGATCCTCCGACGAATGGCCGTGCGATCACGCGGCCGACCTTGTCCTCTCCGTCCAGTATCCGCCGGGCGATCTCGCACATCTCATACAGCCGGTCGATCGGAACAACCTCTTCGTGTGCCGCGATCTGAAACACCGAATCCGCCGAAGTGTAGACTATCGGTTTGCCGGTTCGAACGTGCTCCTCACCTAGTTCTTTGATTATCTCCGTCCCGCTTGCCGGAACATTCCCGAGAATTCCGGGCACACCGGTTTCGGCAACGAAACGATCGATCAAACGCGACGGAAATCCGGCGGGAAACGTCGGAAATGCCTTATCAAGCACGATACCGGCCATCTCCCAATGACCTGTCGTGGTGTCCTTGCCATTCGATCGAAGAGTGCATTTGCCGTACGAACCCGTTGGCTCAGCAACAACCGCAACACCGTCCAACGGACGAATGTTCCCGA
The DNA window shown above is from Chloracidobacterium sp. and carries:
- a CDS encoding DUF885 family protein; translated protein: MKKICIAIITSFVLSLSANAQEPTIEQPSRLRHAIEKYEQDRGAYGRWYSAETSLARKERFSKLYSDRLAELARMNFARLEHHEQVDYILFQNHLRRELQELNRTAAQIDELEPIIPFAKVIADLEDQRRRLETIDAEKTAAKLDLLARQIRETQKQFETGSAEKPKRTVANRAVRMIASLRSTLRNWYNFHNAYDPAFTWWNKRPYEAVEDALQKYSTFVVSKLVGISPDDKTTIIGDPIGREALMNELKFEMIPYTPEQLVEIANREFEWCVAELKKASREMGLGDDYTKAIEAVKQKYVEPGKQPALIRDFALEAIEYVKKNDLVTVPVEAEETWRMEMMSPERQLIAPFFLGGETILVAYPTDGMAHEQKMMSLRGNNPHFARAVTHHELIPGHHLQQFMNRRYRPYRSSFRTPFWGEGWALYWEFILWDRGFVKTPEDKIGALFWRSHRAARIIFSLNFHLGNWTPEQCVDLLVDKVGHERENALAEVRRSFSGDYGPLYQMAYMMGGLQFYQLHRDLVGTRKMTDRAFHDAVLREGSIPVEMVRAILTKQPLSAGHLPTWKFYGPVDPK
- a CDS encoding SpoIIE family protein phosphatase codes for the protein MSKKKLLYIPIVLLFAFSAFALVSHYSNIFNVQARFSRDAHLPFGYTGGTAYAITSAAEQAGIRQGDRIVAINGRELDGRDAAFEEELRRMRGGIPVELDLVRAGNNGVQERFRTSIVPTAVERDLTYYAGFVGNFIFVYALPTLCILLGFWVLFVRPSDPLAWLLLFVLLGLSSLGVEMYWDGATLVGAYQKVFFSSWALAMLLFGIYFPERWKLDERFPWIKWLLIVPLGFQVFLTLLGLMRTNTGIDLFQYIRPLANAYGVFGSYINMLAIGLFFAALGYKMGTTKNPDAKRRLRVMLYGTSLAITPSFLLVLYRLLSGKQGTFFEIVPFWIGLTSLLLVLLFPLTMAYVIVVQRAMDVSVVIRQGLQYGLAKGGVRVLQMLLLFGIGMGVYWSINRYGTNFSTQLAFIVGGVALVPLIDLVAKPLRITIDRRFFRDAYDAEQILSGLSEDVRTIVETQPLLETVGARISESLHVPQVAILLRNSESFFPAFTLGFDTPPAVSLGQGSLALRKLRANRHIALYDDMSEITSTPTVSIDEREQFRELNTQILMPLSVKNELTGIISLSPKRSEEPYTASDLRLLRSVATQTGLALENSRLTEAFAREAAQKERLNAEIEIAREVQERLFPQELPRIKGLDYFGACRPALGVGGDYYDFIELPDDRFGIAIGDVSGKGIGASLMMASLQASLRGQALHAGDDLAMLMTNVNRLVYEASTSNRYATFFYAQYDPITRVLAYVNAGHNPPFLLRESGKVETLERGGPVIGMLPPMLVNYEMGTVELNEADRVIGFTDGISEAMNPNEEEWGEEAMLSRLVELGNISAEATIRAIIESADSFADGAKQHDDMTMIVVRIVGTVDP
- a CDS encoding phosphopentomutase → MSNKFKRICLVVLDSAGIGAMPDAPDWGDAGADTLGNIFRSRKVDVPNFQALGLGNIRPLDGVAVVAEPTGSYGKCTLRSNGKDTTTGHWEMAGIVLDKAFPTFPAGFPSRLIDRFVAETGVPGILGNVPASGTEIIKELGEEHVRTGKPIVYTSADSVFQIAAHEEVVPIDRLYEMCEIARRILDGEDKVGRVIARPFVGGSANDFKRTENRHDYAIPPPSDNLLPLLKEKGLDVVCIGKIASIYDSIGVTQDLTAKNNDQTVDQTINALNSESRGLIFSNLVDFDMLYGHRRDTEGYAKALEHFDVRLPEIFAAMDDEDLLILTADHGNDPTFRGSDHTREFVPLLVYGRSAKPGVDLGIRGSLADIGQTIADNFGVTLKDGESFLDQVALS